Proteins from a single region of Aureibacter tunicatorum:
- a CDS encoding TonB-dependent receptor, whose amino-acid sequence MRSRRFLFTMMLAMLLGMLGTEALAQATWYQGTVVGQSDGLPIPGVNVLIKGTSKGTVTDFDGKFSLDANAGDVLVMSFVGYQTQEVKLSNQTQLSISLAEDMMGLEEIVVIGYGEVKKKDLTGSVEAISTADFNAGPISSPQDLITGKIAGVNITSAGGAPGSAQQIRIRAGSSLNASNDPLIIIDGFPIDNSTIAGMRNPLNSVNPNDIESFTVLKDASATAIYGSRASNGVIIITTKKGTKGNLKVDYSGNVSVNTPTKTVDVLDADQYRQVIEQQYGRDHAAYQTLGNSNTNWQEEVLRTSISTDHNISLSGTVGEKTILPYRASVGYNQNNGILETSSLERITANLNLSPKFFDDHLAVNLNAKGMNVKNRFADTGALGSAIAFDPTQSVYDSNMGRFGGYTTWVDGDGNPITIAPSNPVAMLHQTENTSDVNRFIGNAQFDYRLHFLPDLRFNLNVGMDYANGTGSTINPTTAAWQYNVQDPTQGGYYTEYDQTQTNKLLDFYTQYVKEVPSLKSKFDVMGGYSWQHFKTEQNGFDSNFARSTDDEYYTERPYAFEHYLVSFFGRFNYTFDEKYLLTATLRYDGTSKFGKENRWGLFPSVAMAWNVDKESFLVNSNSISQLKLRAGWGVTGQQDIGSNYGFMPTYVESDVRSQYVYYDPNTGRMMYRTIRPDGYDENLKWEETTTYNVGIDYGFFNDKIYGKIDAYYRETNDMLSEVPVASGSNLTNMLFTNVGSMVNKGIEFSLNTKIVESQDLNIHLGGNVTYNHSEITKLTLVDDPDNDGSILTGGIQGGTGNMVQIHSVGYAPSSFYLYEQVYDDNGKPIEGAYVDRNGDGKIDDEDRYIAGSSVPKWIAGLNFMVNYKRWTLSGSGHGSFGQYVYNNVASQNTFYGNMNVSGFNSNRMTDVTEVGFNDAQYLSDHYLEKGSFFRMDNIMLSYDFEEFWNGKVKARVFATVNNAFVISSYDGLDPEIPNGIDNNVYPRPRSYMLGVNLSF is encoded by the coding sequence ATGAGAAGTAGAAGATTTCTTTTTACAATGATGCTGGCAATGCTTTTAGGCATGCTTGGTACAGAAGCTTTGGCGCAAGCCACTTGGTATCAAGGAACAGTAGTGGGGCAGTCGGATGGTTTGCCTATTCCAGGGGTAAACGTTTTAATCAAAGGTACGTCGAAAGGTACGGTTACGGACTTCGACGGTAAGTTTAGTTTGGATGCCAATGCGGGAGATGTTTTAGTAATGTCTTTTGTGGGTTACCAAACACAGGAAGTTAAGTTGTCAAATCAAACTCAGTTGAGCATAAGCTTGGCAGAGGACATGATGGGACTTGAAGAGATTGTTGTAATTGGTTATGGCGAAGTTAAGAAGAAAGACTTGACAGGATCTGTGGAAGCGATCAGCACTGCGGATTTCAATGCCGGACCGATTTCTTCACCTCAGGATTTGATTACAGGTAAAATAGCAGGTGTTAATATTACTTCGGCAGGTGGTGCTCCAGGGTCGGCTCAACAAATTAGAATTAGAGCAGGATCGTCTCTGAATGCCAGCAATGATCCATTGATTATTATCGATGGCTTTCCGATAGATAATTCAACAATTGCGGGTATGCGTAACCCATTAAACTCAGTTAATCCAAATGATATAGAAAGTTTTACTGTATTGAAAGACGCTTCGGCTACGGCTATTTATGGTTCAAGAGCGTCGAATGGTGTGATTATCATCACTACTAAAAAAGGAACCAAAGGAAATCTAAAAGTTGATTACTCAGGTAATGTGTCAGTGAACACGCCAACTAAAACAGTTGATGTGTTGGATGCTGATCAGTATCGTCAAGTGATTGAACAACAGTATGGTAGAGATCATGCGGCTTACCAAACTCTAGGCAATTCAAATACAAATTGGCAAGAGGAAGTATTAAGAACAAGTATTAGTACTGATCATAATATTAGTTTGTCAGGAACAGTCGGTGAAAAGACGATATTGCCTTATAGAGCGTCGGTAGGTTATAATCAAAACAATGGTATTCTAGAAACGTCCAGCTTGGAAAGAATTACAGCGAACTTGAACTTAAGTCCTAAGTTTTTCGATGATCATTTAGCTGTGAATTTGAATGCCAAAGGTATGAATGTTAAAAACCGTTTCGCTGATACTGGAGCTTTAGGTTCAGCAATCGCTTTTGACCCAACTCAGTCAGTATATGACAGCAATATGGGAAGATTTGGCGGTTATACAACTTGGGTGGACGGAGATGGAAATCCAATTACAATTGCTCCATCAAATCCAGTGGCGATGTTGCATCAAACAGAGAATACATCTGATGTGAATAGATTTATCGGTAACGCTCAGTTTGATTATCGTTTACATTTTTTGCCTGACTTGAGATTCAATTTGAATGTCGGTATGGACTATGCTAATGGTACGGGTAGCACAATCAACCCAACAACTGCCGCTTGGCAATACAATGTTCAGGACCCAACTCAGGGTGGTTACTATACAGAGTATGATCAAACGCAAACAAACAAATTGTTGGACTTCTATACTCAATATGTTAAAGAAGTTCCTTCATTAAAGTCGAAGTTTGATGTGATGGGAGGTTACTCTTGGCAACATTTCAAAACAGAACAAAATGGATTTGATTCCAACTTTGCAAGAAGCACAGACGATGAGTATTATACTGAGAGACCATATGCTTTTGAGCATTACTTAGTGTCATTCTTTGGAAGATTCAATTATACGTTTGACGAAAAGTACTTGTTGACTGCGACATTGAGATACGATGGAACTTCGAAATTTGGTAAGGAAAACCGTTGGGGACTATTCCCGTCAGTAGCTATGGCATGGAATGTTGACAAGGAGTCATTCTTGGTTAATTCAAATTCCATAAGCCAATTAAAACTTAGAGCAGGTTGGGGTGTTACTGGACAGCAGGATATCGGATCTAACTACGGATTTATGCCAACTTATGTAGAAAGTGATGTTCGTTCTCAGTATGTGTATTATGATCCTAATACAGGAAGAATGATGTACAGAACAATTCGTCCTGATGGATATGACGAGAATTTGAAATGGGAAGAGACAACTACTTATAACGTAGGTATTGATTATGGTTTCTTCAATGACAAAATATATGGTAAGATTGACGCTTACTACCGTGAGACTAACGATATGCTAAGTGAAGTGCCTGTAGCGTCAGGAAGTAACTTGACAAATATGCTTTTCACGAATGTTGGTAGCATGGTGAACAAGGGGATAGAGTTTTCATTGAATACTAAGATCGTAGAGTCGCAGGATTTGAATATTCATTTAGGTGGTAACGTGACTTATAACCATTCTGAAATCACTAAGCTTACGCTAGTGGATGATCCAGACAATGACGGTAGCATTCTTACAGGAGGCATCCAAGGAGGTACTGGTAACATGGTTCAGATTCATAGTGTTGGATACGCACCATCTTCATTCTATTTGTATGAGCAAGTATATGATGATAATGGAAAGCCTATCGAAGGCGCTTACGTTGATCGTAACGGGGATGGCAAGATCGACGATGAAGATAGATATATCGCTGGGTCTTCAGTGCCTAAGTGGATAGCAGGTCTTAACTTCATGGTGAACTACAAGAGATGGACTTTGAGTGGTTCAGGGCACGGATCATTTGGACAGTATGTTTACAACAACGTAGCTTCTCAGAATACATTTTATGGAAACATGAATGTGTCAGGTTTCAACTCGAACAGAATGACAGATGTAACCGAAGTAGGATTCAACGATGCTCAGTACTTGTCTGATCATTATCTTGAAAAAGGGAGCTTCTTCAGAATGGATAATATCATGTTGAGTTATGATTTCGAGGAATTTTGGAATGGAAAAGTTAAAGCAAGAGTTTTCGCGACAGTTAATAATGCTTTTGTAATCTCGTCATATGACGGACTTGATCCAGAAATTCCTAACGGGATAGACAATAACGTTTATCCAAGACCAAGATCTTACATGTTGGGCGTTAACCTGTCATTTTAA
- a CDS encoding LacI family DNA-binding transcriptional regulator: protein MSEKRHTTIKDIANELGVSASTVSRALNENSEISKKTIKLVKETAERLNYQPNEIARNLRKKHSKTIGVIVPELVHHFFSAVISGIESIAYQNGYQVIICQSNESEEKEKKSVEALLGSHVAGIIASISKNTTDFEHFKLIQKRNIPLVFYDRICYEVKAPSIVCQDYEGGVLAAEHFIKHGKKNIAHLTGPENLIISKQRKNGFLDTLKKHHMHIRPELIVKADNFQEGIAKTNELLNLETPPDAIFTINDQTAAGAIHAIHNSSFKVPEDISVIGFEDDPGVTQLTEPPLSSVYQPSFEMGVEATKLFIEELETPSDFKRPKIKVLKTSLSLRGTTLGSENEKS from the coding sequence ATGAGCGAAAAAAGACACACTACAATCAAAGATATTGCTAATGAATTGGGAGTTTCAGCTTCCACTGTTTCCAGAGCGCTGAACGAAAACTCTGAGATCAGCAAAAAAACCATTAAACTGGTAAAAGAAACCGCTGAAAGACTTAACTATCAACCCAATGAAATTGCCAGAAACCTACGCAAAAAGCATTCAAAAACCATAGGGGTGATTGTCCCTGAACTTGTGCATCACTTTTTCTCCGCTGTAATCAGCGGAATAGAATCCATCGCTTATCAAAACGGATATCAGGTTATCATTTGCCAATCCAACGAATCTGAAGAAAAAGAGAAGAAAAGCGTGGAGGCTTTGCTTGGCAGCCACGTCGCGGGAATCATCGCCTCCATATCAAAAAACACAACGGATTTCGAGCATTTCAAGCTGATACAAAAAAGAAACATACCGCTTGTATTCTACGATCGTATTTGCTACGAAGTAAAAGCACCCAGCATAGTATGTCAAGACTATGAAGGAGGCGTGCTTGCGGCTGAGCACTTTATAAAGCATGGAAAAAAGAATATAGCACACTTAACAGGACCTGAAAACCTAATCATCAGCAAGCAAAGAAAAAATGGCTTTTTAGACACGCTAAAGAAGCATCATATGCATATCAGGCCTGAGCTCATCGTCAAAGCTGACAACTTTCAGGAAGGCATAGCCAAAACCAACGAACTACTAAATCTTGAAACTCCACCGGATGCTATTTTCACCATAAATGACCAAACGGCGGCAGGAGCCATCCATGCTATACACAACTCAAGCTTTAAAGTGCCCGAGGATATATCTGTAATCGGTTTTGAGGATGATCCGGGAGTTACCCAACTAACAGAGCCCCCTCTTAGCAGCGTTTACCAGCCGAGCTTTGAGATGGGTGTGGAGGCTACCAAATTATTCATTGAAGAACTTGAAACGCCATCTGACTTTAAAAGGCCTAAAATCAAAGTATTGAAAACAAGCCTTAGCTTAAGAGGCACGACACTAGGATCTGAAAATGAAAAAAGCTGA
- a CDS encoding TIM-barrel domain-containing protein yields MNFRGKIVSIAMSILLTFAGWPVLGQQKSEWKDGSLRLDLENGEMKITPLSQEIFEVSFLPDGEVMRPSFAVIKERETDLNAVFQESDEEISIMTDGLSAVMDNEGAISFRWKGEELFSQDSYFLKNKEGNRGYKFAIDENEKIFGGGERSLAMDRRGHNLELYNKAHYSYEENSSLMNYGMPLVFSSDAYAIFFDNGAKGNIDIDSDNDNTLEFNAVGGRMVYYVIAEDHLSKVTNRLSELVGTQPMPARWTLGNIQSRFGYKTQDEVLDVATQMKESGYPLDGIIIDLFWFGPEVKNYMGELDWYEPNWPNPDLMIDSLESMGVKTVLITEPFFGIETKGFAEADSLGLLAKDSTGEKSGVFDMFFARSGLLDIFTPEAKDWVWEKYDAQIERGVGGWWTDLCEPEVHPEWIQHATGSADEMHNYYAHEWERMLFEKYEEKYPNERLFHINRSGYVGSARYGILPWSGDVARTWGGFRAQMPIMLTMSMSGIPYMSSDLGGFAGGQKDSELYARWLQFGAFNPIFRPHGGALDGIPSEPIFFDEKTQEVVKNYIDMRYRLMPYIYTMAWEQEVSGEPLVKPMFNVSNHEDMLENQSQYMWGESFLVAPVMESGQKYKDVFLPEGTDWIDYHNDKVYAGGQWITMPVDIDDIPVFVKGGSFIPTVNSYGNAGEYSSADLKVDFYPQGTKSSHYEMYEDDGKSALSRKNGEYELLSFNSEMIKGKRHITVARNVIGEYEGMPTDRILTLEIHALKNSPKYIRINGKKHKLNSDVLEWNEKKNSLTLKVDWKASEKMEIIL; encoded by the coding sequence ATGAATTTTAGAGGCAAGATTGTGAGCATTGCAATGTCGATATTATTGACATTCGCTGGTTGGCCAGTGTTGGGGCAACAGAAATCTGAATGGAAAGACGGTTCGTTGAGATTGGATTTGGAAAATGGGGAAATGAAAATCACTCCTTTAAGCCAAGAAATATTCGAAGTTAGTTTTTTGCCAGATGGAGAGGTGATGAGGCCTTCATTTGCCGTAATCAAGGAAAGAGAAACGGATTTGAATGCTGTATTTCAAGAGTCGGATGAAGAGATTAGCATTATGACTGACGGGCTTTCAGCTGTAATGGATAATGAGGGCGCTATCTCTTTTCGATGGAAAGGAGAAGAACTGTTTTCCCAAGATTCTTATTTCTTGAAAAACAAGGAAGGAAACAGGGGATACAAGTTTGCGATTGATGAAAATGAAAAGATATTTGGTGGAGGAGAAAGATCTCTAGCCATGGATAGAAGAGGTCATAATCTGGAACTATACAACAAGGCTCATTATTCTTATGAGGAAAATTCTTCGTTGATGAATTATGGGATGCCTTTGGTGTTTTCATCGGATGCTTATGCGATCTTTTTTGATAATGGCGCTAAAGGAAATATCGATATTGATAGCGATAATGACAATACCTTGGAATTCAATGCTGTTGGAGGGCGAATGGTGTATTATGTTATTGCAGAAGATCATTTGTCGAAAGTGACCAACAGATTGTCAGAGTTAGTAGGCACTCAGCCTATGCCGGCCAGATGGACATTAGGCAATATTCAATCTAGATTTGGATATAAAACCCAAGACGAGGTGCTCGACGTAGCGACGCAAATGAAAGAAAGCGGTTACCCATTGGATGGGATAATCATTGATTTGTTTTGGTTCGGTCCAGAAGTCAAGAATTATATGGGAGAGTTGGATTGGTATGAGCCAAACTGGCCAAACCCTGATTTAATGATAGATTCATTGGAGTCTATGGGAGTGAAGACTGTATTGATTACAGAGCCGTTTTTTGGTATCGAAACGAAAGGTTTTGCCGAAGCGGATTCTTTAGGTTTGCTTGCTAAGGATTCTACAGGAGAAAAATCAGGTGTGTTTGATATGTTTTTCGCCAGGTCGGGATTATTGGATATTTTTACTCCGGAAGCCAAGGATTGGGTATGGGAAAAATACGATGCTCAGATCGAAAGAGGCGTAGGAGGCTGGTGGACTGATTTGTGCGAGCCGGAAGTTCACCCTGAATGGATACAGCATGCAACAGGCTCGGCTGATGAAATGCATAATTACTACGCGCATGAGTGGGAAAGAATGCTTTTTGAAAAGTATGAGGAAAAATATCCTAACGAGCGATTGTTTCATATCAATAGATCTGGTTATGTAGGTTCTGCTAGATATGGAATTTTGCCATGGTCGGGCGATGTAGCGAGGACTTGGGGAGGCTTTAGAGCTCAGATGCCAATAATGTTGACAATGAGCATGAGCGGCATACCTTACATGTCTTCGGATTTGGGAGGATTTGCCGGAGGTCAGAAGGATTCCGAGCTGTATGCAAGGTGGTTGCAGTTTGGGGCTTTTAACCCTATTTTTCGTCCACATGGAGGCGCTTTGGACGGTATTCCATCAGAACCGATCTTTTTTGATGAAAAGACTCAAGAAGTTGTTAAGAATTATATTGACATGAGATATAGGCTGATGCCTTATATTTATACTATGGCTTGGGAGCAAGAGGTAAGCGGAGAACCGTTGGTTAAGCCTATGTTTAATGTTTCCAATCACGAAGACATGTTGGAGAATCAGAGTCAGTATATGTGGGGAGAAAGCTTTTTGGTCGCCCCTGTTATGGAATCAGGACAAAAATATAAGGATGTCTTTTTGCCTGAAGGAACTGATTGGATTGATTATCATAATGATAAAGTTTACGCTGGAGGACAATGGATTACTATGCCAGTGGATATAGATGATATTCCTGTGTTTGTGAAAGGAGGCAGTTTTATACCTACAGTGAATTCCTATGGAAATGCTGGGGAGTACTCTTCTGCTGATTTGAAAGTGGATTTTTATCCGCAGGGGACAAAATCGTCTCATTATGAAATGTATGAAGACGATGGCAAGTCCGCATTGTCAAGAAAGAATGGGGAGTATGAACTGCTAAGCTTCAATTCGGAAATGATAAAGGGCAAAAGGCATATTACTGTTGCGAGAAATGTAATTGGAGAATACGAGGGAATGCCAACTGATAGAATTTTGACATTGGAGATTCATGCATTGAAAAATTCACCTAAATACATACGCATCAATGGCAAAAAGCATAAGCTGAACAGTGATGTGTTGGAATGGAATGAGAAGAAGAATTCATTGACATTGAAAGTGGATTGGAAAGCTTCTGAAAAGATGGAAATAATCTTGTGA
- a CDS encoding glycoside hydrolase family 65 protein, with the protein MKDYIQHDPWKIIEQGFHKEDNRISESIFSIGNGKMGQRGNFEEHYSGDSMPGNYVAGVYYPDKTRVGWWKNGYPEYFAKVLNAASWIGLDVHVNGERLDLHTAEILDFRRELDMREGWLKRTFKARLLNGNIVEVEALRFLSIADDECGALRYSVKAVNFSGDIEVKSFLNGDVVNEDSNYDEQFWVEIAKSVEGNAGVIVSETKKTAYQVAIGMKFEIFKNDELQDLDYANEALKMYVSGSSKLDVVEGDQIVVYKYACNVSSRYYAADQLLEKAEEAVNRAHSIGFDNMLEDQAKAWADKWQHSDIVVEGDDAAQQGIRFNIFHLNQTYTGEDARLNIGPKGFTGEKYGGVTYWDTEAYCVPFYLCTAPQEVTRKLLIYRHNQLGRAIENAEKLGFDKGAALYPMVTMNGEECHNEWEITFEEIHRNGAIAYAIFNYIRHTDDKEYLAEYGLEVLMGISRFWAQRVNWSEGLEKYVMLGVTGPNEFDNNVDNNWYTSYIAMWCLKYTEESLAYVKENHPKRYEEIVQNASFDASAEVAKWREIREKMYLGYDEKRNIFIQADGFFNKEQILVKDLDPKHLPLVHHWSWDRILRSNFIKQADVLQGLYMFEEEFDLETLKSNYDFYEPRTVHESSLSPCVHSIIAAKLGDEDRAYEFYLRTSRLDLDDYNSDTKDGLHITSMAGTWMSVVEGFGGKRVVDGQLTLSPMLPKQWKSYSFKVSFKGNTILVKVTDSGVEVTHEEGQGLQIKLYDEEINIKANTSIVVHR; encoded by the coding sequence ATGAAAGATTATATACAGCATGATCCTTGGAAGATTATCGAGCAAGGATTTCACAAAGAAGATAATAGAATATCAGAAAGTATTTTTAGCATCGGCAATGGCAAGATGGGGCAAAGGGGCAACTTCGAGGAACATTATTCTGGAGATAGCATGCCTGGGAATTATGTCGCTGGTGTTTACTATCCGGATAAAACTAGAGTTGGCTGGTGGAAAAACGGCTACCCTGAGTACTTTGCCAAAGTATTGAATGCAGCTTCGTGGATAGGCTTGGATGTGCATGTCAATGGAGAAAGACTCGACTTGCATACAGCTGAAATACTTGATTTCAGGCGTGAGCTGGATATGAGAGAAGGATGGCTGAAGAGAACTTTCAAGGCAAGATTGCTGAATGGCAATATTGTAGAAGTAGAAGCATTGAGATTCCTTTCTATAGCAGATGATGAATGCGGGGCTTTAAGATATTCTGTCAAAGCGGTTAATTTTTCCGGAGACATTGAAGTGAAGTCTTTCCTTAATGGAGATGTGGTTAACGAGGATTCCAATTACGATGAACAGTTTTGGGTTGAGATTGCCAAGAGTGTTGAGGGCAATGCAGGTGTTATCGTCAGCGAAACAAAAAAGACAGCTTATCAAGTGGCGATAGGGATGAAGTTCGAGATTTTCAAGAATGACGAGCTTCAAGATTTGGACTATGCGAACGAAGCGTTGAAAATGTATGTTTCTGGCTCTTCTAAACTAGATGTAGTAGAGGGAGATCAGATAGTCGTATATAAATATGCTTGCAATGTGTCTTCTAGGTATTATGCTGCTGATCAGTTGTTGGAAAAAGCTGAAGAAGCTGTTAATAGAGCGCATAGCATTGGTTTTGACAATATGCTTGAAGATCAAGCTAAAGCTTGGGCTGACAAGTGGCAGCATTCTGATATCGTAGTTGAAGGAGATGACGCTGCTCAACAAGGTATCCGATTCAATATTTTCCATTTGAATCAGACATATACGGGCGAAGACGCAAGGTTAAATATTGGACCAAAAGGATTTACAGGTGAGAAATATGGAGGTGTAACTTACTGGGATACAGAAGCGTATTGCGTGCCGTTTTATTTATGCACTGCTCCTCAGGAGGTGACTCGCAAGCTTTTGATTTACAGGCATAATCAATTGGGAAGAGCTATTGAAAATGCAGAGAAGCTTGGTTTTGACAAAGGAGCTGCATTGTACCCGATGGTGACTATGAATGGAGAGGAATGCCATAACGAGTGGGAGATCACATTCGAGGAGATTCATAGAAATGGAGCTATTGCCTATGCGATATTCAATTATATCAGACATACCGACGATAAGGAATATTTGGCTGAATATGGTTTGGAAGTATTGATGGGTATTTCAAGATTCTGGGCGCAAAGAGTCAATTGGTCCGAAGGTTTGGAAAAATATGTTATGCTTGGCGTGACAGGTCCTAATGAGTTTGATAATAATGTGGATAATAACTGGTATACTTCCTACATTGCGATGTGGTGTTTGAAATATACGGAAGAGTCGCTTGCATATGTCAAGGAGAATCACCCGAAGAGATATGAGGAGATTGTTCAAAATGCTTCTTTTGATGCTTCTGCCGAGGTGGCTAAATGGAGGGAAATCAGAGAGAAGATGTACTTGGGTTATGATGAAAAGAGAAATATCTTCATTCAGGCTGATGGCTTTTTCAATAAAGAACAAATTCTTGTCAAGGATCTTGATCCTAAGCACCTTCCGTTAGTGCATCACTGGTCTTGGGATAGAATATTAAGATCGAACTTTATAAAACAGGCGGATGTCTTGCAAGGCCTTTATATGTTTGAGGAAGAGTTTGATCTAGAAACTTTAAAAAGCAATTATGATTTCTATGAGCCAAGAACGGTTCATGAATCGTCGCTTTCGCCATGCGTGCATTCGATTATCGCAGCAAAGCTTGGTGATGAAGACAGGGCTTATGAATTTTATCTGAGAACATCCAGACTGGACTTGGATGACTATAATTCGGACACTAAAGATGGACTGCATATCACGTCAATGGCTGGAACTTGGATGTCAGTAGTTGAAGGTTTCGGTGGCAAAAGAGTGGTGGATGGGCAATTGACATTGAGCCCAATGCTTCCAAAGCAGTGGAAGTCATATTCTTTCAAAGTCAGCTTCAAAGGCAATACAATATTAGTGAAAGTAACGGATAGTGGAGTTGAAGTAACGCATGAAGAAGGTCAGGGACTTCAGATCAAGCTTTATGATGAAGAGATTAATATAAAAGCAAACACAAGCATAGTAGTACATAGGTAA
- the pgmB gene encoding beta-phosphoglucomutase, with translation MDIKACLFDLDGVLVDTAKYHYLAWKRLANEMGFDFTEQDNERLKGVSRVRSLEILLEIGGKELTDKEKELAAYRKNEWYVEYVDAMGADEVLDGVIPFLEELKSKNILIGLGSASKNAQKILEKVKIDRIFDVVIDGNMVSKAKPDPEVFLNGAIALGVEPQNCVVFEDAEAGVEAARRAGMRSVGIGEPETLRLADIVLPSMAKVSLDMLVDIGQEA, from the coding sequence ATGGATATAAAAGCTTGCTTATTTGATTTGGATGGAGTGTTGGTGGATACTGCCAAGTACCATTACCTAGCTTGGAAAAGATTAGCCAATGAGATGGGCTTTGACTTTACAGAGCAAGACAACGAACGCTTGAAAGGCGTAAGCAGAGTAAGGTCATTGGAGATTTTGTTGGAGATTGGAGGCAAGGAATTGACCGATAAGGAAAAAGAGCTTGCGGCATACCGTAAGAATGAATGGTATGTTGAATATGTGGACGCTATGGGGGCTGATGAAGTGTTGGATGGAGTTATTCCTTTTTTGGAAGAATTGAAATCCAAAAATATTTTGATCGGCTTGGGCTCAGCGAGTAAAAATGCTCAGAAGATACTTGAAAAGGTTAAGATAGATAGGATTTTCGATGTTGTCATTGATGGAAATATGGTCTCAAAGGCAAAGCCGGATCCTGAAGTGTTCTTGAATGGAGCGATTGCTTTGGGTGTCGAACCTCAAAACTGTGTCGTGTTTGAAGACGCTGAGGCAGGCGTAGAGGCGGCTAGAAGAGCGGGAATGAGGTCCGTTGGAATCGGAGAGCCTGAGACATTGAGGTTGGCGGATATTGTGCTTCCTTCGATGGCAAAAGTAAGCTTGGATATGCTTGTTGATATTGGACAAGAAGCTTAA
- a CDS encoding MFS transporter yields MSDTVNKPKLSFWQMWNLSFGFLGVQFGFALQNANISRILSNFGADLHSLSIFWLVAPTVGLIVQPLVGASSDKTWNRMGRRSPFIFFGAIAATLGMMLLPNASLAVKIMPPLLFGALMFALMDTSFNVTFQPFRSLVADMLPDEQRNAGYSIQSFLINIGAVLGSALPYILTNWLGVANVAPDGEVADSVIWSFYIGGATLLLSVLWTVFKTKEYPPEQYNKYNKVEEESSEEEKMSFWQTLMSMPKVMFQLAIVQFFSWFALFLMWVYSTPAISQHIWNTAIGDSSSEAYNEAGNWVGILFAAYSVFAALFSLVMDKIANTIGRKRTYMYALIAGGLGYISIYFIQNEYALIISMAGVGIAWAAILAMPYAILSKELPSSKMGVYMGLFNITVVVPQIVSGLVAGLILKYVFHGEAIYSLMLAGAFMLLAGLSVNFVRESK; encoded by the coding sequence ATGAGTGATACAGTGAATAAGCCGAAATTGAGTTTTTGGCAGATGTGGAATTTAAGTTTTGGTTTCTTGGGAGTTCAATTCGGATTTGCATTGCAAAATGCCAACATCTCGAGAATCCTGTCAAACTTTGGAGCGGATTTACATTCTTTGTCCATATTTTGGTTGGTAGCCCCAACGGTTGGATTAATTGTTCAACCGTTGGTGGGAGCCTCCAGCGATAAGACTTGGAATAGAATGGGAAGAAGAAGCCCCTTTATATTTTTTGGTGCTATCGCGGCGACATTGGGCATGATGCTTTTGCCTAATGCTTCTTTGGCTGTGAAGATCATGCCTCCATTATTGTTTGGAGCATTGATGTTCGCTTTGATGGATACTTCCTTCAATGTGACATTTCAGCCCTTTAGATCTTTGGTCGCAGACATGCTGCCTGACGAGCAAAGAAATGCAGGTTATTCGATTCAATCTTTTTTGATTAATATAGGAGCGGTCCTAGGGTCCGCCTTGCCGTACATACTTACTAATTGGTTGGGAGTGGCTAATGTCGCTCCCGACGGTGAGGTTGCCGATTCGGTAATTTGGTCATTTTACATAGGAGGAGCTACATTGTTATTGTCGGTGCTGTGGACTGTGTTCAAAACAAAAGAATACCCGCCAGAGCAATACAACAAATACAATAAAGTGGAAGAAGAGTCATCTGAAGAAGAAAAAATGAGTTTTTGGCAAACTCTGATGAGCATGCCAAAGGTGATGTTCCAGTTGGCTATTGTTCAGTTCTTTTCTTGGTTTGCTTTGTTTTTGATGTGGGTTTATTCCACGCCGGCTATTTCCCAGCACATTTGGAATACGGCGATAGGCGATTCTTCTTCGGAAGCATATAATGAAGCGGGCAACTGGGTTGGAATTTTATTTGCGGCTTATAGTGTTTTCGCTGCTCTGTTTTCATTGGTAATGGACAAAATCGCCAATACTATCGGCAGAAAAAGAACATATATGTACGCGCTGATTGCAGGAGGCTTAGGTTATATATCGATATATTTTATACAAAATGAATATGCATTGATCATTTCCATGGCTGGAGTTGGAATTGCTTGGGCTGCAATACTCGCTATGCCTTATGCGATTTTATCAAAAGAGCTTCCTTCTTCTAAAATGGGAGTTTATATGGGGCTGTTTAATATTACAGTAGTTGTGCCTCAAATTGTCAGTGGTTTAGTTGCGGGCTTGATACTGAAATATGTATTCCATGGAGAAGCGATTTATTCTTTGATGCTTGCGGGAGCTTTCATGCTTTTGGCAGGTTTGTCAGTGAATTTTGTGAGAGAAAGTAAATAG